The following proteins are co-located in the Bosea sp. AS-1 genome:
- a CDS encoding NAD(P)-binding domain-containing protein has translation MSKQLVAIIGGGPYGLSLASHLAARNVAHRIFGRPMAFWSQIARAGSRRYLKSYCFGTNISSPHPGATFADYNAPRGLETFEPCSIANFAAYGLWFQEQQVDWIEPVDVANVTRRGQGYLLTLDNGEVVEASDVIIATGLANFAKMPHALRALPGTVATHSAKVDSFAAFQGLEVAVIGSGQSALEAAALLHEAGASPRLLIRKPSTLWMTRGSRTPTLWQRIRWPISALGGSPKAWALTQLPGAFHRLPACGRALLLKNFLPPEGAWWLRERVEAQVPVEHDTTVMDGRLVGNRASLRLQGGAGEKDRELLVDRVIAGTGYEVNVERIPFLAPELRSAVARHGSAPRLDASFQSSVPGLRFVGPASSISFGPVFRFVAGAEYTARTIATALSRAGTARA, from the coding sequence ATGAGCAAGCAACTCGTGGCGATCATCGGTGGTGGACCTTACGGGCTCTCGCTGGCGAGCCATCTCGCGGCCCGCAATGTCGCGCACCGGATTTTCGGCCGGCCCATGGCCTTCTGGAGCCAGATCGCCCGGGCCGGGTCGCGGCGCTATCTCAAATCCTATTGCTTCGGGACGAACATCTCGTCGCCGCATCCGGGCGCGACCTTCGCCGACTACAACGCGCCACGTGGCCTGGAAACGTTCGAGCCCTGCTCCATCGCGAATTTCGCCGCCTACGGCCTGTGGTTTCAAGAGCAACAGGTCGACTGGATCGAGCCCGTCGATGTCGCGAACGTCACCCGGCGGGGCCAGGGATATCTCCTGACGCTCGACAATGGCGAGGTGGTCGAGGCATCGGACGTCATCATTGCCACGGGACTCGCGAATTTCGCGAAGATGCCGCACGCCTTGCGGGCGTTGCCCGGCACCGTCGCCACGCACAGCGCCAAGGTCGACAGCTTCGCCGCCTTCCAGGGGCTCGAAGTCGCCGTCATCGGCTCCGGCCAATCCGCTCTCGAAGCCGCCGCGCTGCTCCATGAGGCCGGCGCATCGCCGCGCTTGCTGATCCGCAAACCATCGACCTTGTGGATGACCCGCGGAAGCCGCACGCCGACGCTCTGGCAACGGATTCGCTGGCCGATCTCCGCTTTGGGAGGCAGCCCCAAGGCATGGGCCCTGACGCAGCTGCCCGGTGCCTTCCACCGGCTGCCGGCCTGCGGGCGCGCGCTCCTCCTGAAGAACTTCCTGCCGCCCGAGGGGGCATGGTGGCTTCGCGAGCGTGTCGAAGCGCAAGTGCCGGTCGAGCACGATACGACCGTGATGGACGGGCGGCTGGTCGGCAACCGCGCGTCGCTCCGCCTGCAGGGAGGCGCCGGCGAGAAGGATCGCGAGCTGCTGGTCGACCGGGTGATCGCCGGCACGGGCTACGAGGTGAATGTGGAGCGCATTCCGTTTCTGGCGCCCGAATTGCGCAGCGCCGTTGCCCGGCACGGCTCGGCGCCGCGGCTCGATGCATCCTTCCAGTCCTCCGTCCCGGGCCTCCGCTTCGTCGGACCAGCATCGTCGATAAGCTTCGGCCCGGTGTTCCGCTTCGTCGCCGGCGCTGAATACACGGCCCGCACGATCGCGACGGCGTTGTCCCGAGCCGGCACGGCCCGCGCATGA
- a CDS encoding MFS transporter produces MEVQKPAAGTGPFAPLNNVTFRAIWLAGLISGLGWLIQTIAMSWLMATITPSSVMVALVQAATNLPAFILSIFAGAIVDNFNRRKVMLMARSLMAVTAVALTILVAAGIINPWIILLFSFLAGCGIAFNDPAWQASVGDIVDRKDLAAAVTLTSVGFNTVRSVGPALGGIILASFGPLTAFCLYTLGHLAPLIVVWRSKWKVPVSRLPPEAMLTAISDGIRFTSLSSEVKTAISRGFLFGLAGIAILALLPLVVRDHLKQGAVAYGVLMAGFGGGALLAGLASTTLRRKLSDEQLLKLACIACATCTLSLSLTETAAVAALALMLGGAGWVLGWSGLSISVQWASPRWVVGRTISLYYALTSCGLALGSWLWGMITESYSLSFALQASTAASLGVAILGLLLPIHQRKDADVSTPENFEAPAISLDLKPRSGPIAVKIEYRIATDQVEPFLALMLQRRRAQGRNGARRWILTRNLHNVSVWTETFRTPTWNDYLRFNYRQTAADRALNASLLDLHMGPDAPEVILSIERPTAAPRKADIFRPDTPHS; encoded by the coding sequence ATGGAAGTGCAAAAGCCTGCGGCGGGCACCGGACCGTTTGCGCCGCTCAACAACGTGACCTTCCGGGCCATCTGGCTCGCCGGGCTGATCTCGGGGTTGGGATGGCTGATCCAGACCATCGCAATGAGCTGGCTGATGGCGACCATCACGCCCTCGAGCGTCATGGTGGCGCTGGTTCAGGCCGCAACCAACCTGCCCGCTTTCATTCTATCGATCTTCGCCGGAGCCATCGTCGACAATTTCAACCGCCGCAAGGTGATGCTGATGGCGCGGTCGCTGATGGCCGTGACAGCCGTTGCGCTGACGATCCTCGTCGCGGCAGGAATCATCAACCCCTGGATCATCCTGCTCTTCAGCTTTCTCGCCGGGTGCGGCATCGCCTTCAACGACCCTGCCTGGCAGGCGTCGGTCGGTGACATCGTCGATCGAAAAGATCTCGCGGCGGCCGTGACGCTGACATCCGTCGGCTTCAACACCGTGCGCAGCGTTGGGCCTGCTCTCGGCGGCATCATTCTCGCATCCTTTGGTCCCCTGACGGCGTTTTGTCTTTACACCCTCGGCCATCTCGCGCCGCTGATCGTGGTCTGGCGATCCAAGTGGAAGGTTCCCGTATCGAGGCTTCCACCCGAGGCGATGCTGACGGCGATCTCCGACGGGATTCGCTTCACCTCGCTGTCCTCGGAGGTGAAGACGGCGATCTCGCGCGGCTTCCTGTTCGGACTCGCCGGAATTGCGATCCTCGCCCTGCTTCCGCTGGTGGTTCGCGACCACCTGAAACAGGGAGCGGTCGCCTATGGCGTGCTGATGGCCGGTTTCGGCGGAGGGGCGCTGCTGGCGGGGCTGGCTTCGACGACGCTCAGGAGAAAGCTGTCGGACGAGCAATTGCTGAAGCTGGCTTGCATCGCCTGCGCGACGTGCACGCTCAGCCTTTCGCTGACTGAAACCGCCGCGGTCGCCGCCTTAGCTCTCATGCTCGGTGGAGCCGGATGGGTCCTGGGCTGGTCGGGCCTGAGCATCAGCGTGCAATGGGCGAGCCCGCGCTGGGTCGTCGGCCGGACGATTTCGCTCTACTACGCCCTCACCTCATGCGGGCTCGCACTCGGGAGCTGGCTCTGGGGAATGATCACCGAGAGCTACTCCTTGAGCTTTGCCTTGCAGGCATCGACCGCAGCCTCGCTGGGCGTTGCCATCCTCGGCCTGCTCCTGCCCATTCATCAGCGCAAGGATGCCGACGTCTCGACTCCCGAGAATTTCGAGGCGCCCGCGATCAGCCTGGACCTGAAACCACGAAGCGGGCCGATTGCCGTCAAGATCGAATACCGCATCGCCACCGACCAGGTGGAGCCCTTTCTCGCCCTGATGCTGCAGCGCCGGCGCGCCCAGGGACGCAACGGCGCACGGCGGTGGATTCTGACGCGCAATCTGCACAACGTCTCGGTTTGGACCGAGACGTTCCGCACCCCGACCTGGAACGATTACCTGCGCTTCAATTACCGCCAAACCGCAGCCGACAGAGCGCTGAATGCCAGCCTCCTCGATCTGCACATGGGGCCCGACGCACCGGAGGTCATCCTCTCGATCGAACGACCCACCGCCGCACCCCGAAAAGCCGACATCTTCCGGCCTGACACGCCCCACAGCTGA
- a CDS encoding ABC transporter permease subunit (The N-terminal region of this protein, as described by TIGR01726, is a three transmembrane segment that identifies a subfamily of ABC transporter permease subunits, which specificities that include histidine, arginine, glutamine, glutamate, L-cystine (sic), the opines (in Agrobacterium) octopine and nopaline, etc.): MAASSREAGKSFLRRHGIEYGVYVAAACIVAALAVMAIFTLRARGIHAGFGFLWDTAGFDISFGLIPYDATKTYARAFLVGLLNTLVVSAVAIGLATCLGLGLAIARLSEDRPLRALATTATELVRNTPLLLQLFVWYFMVFGALPPVRQSLHLGSFALLNNRGIVVAAPGLNVAGTTCLAAGVITTLLAVAAPRLPGGLLRKSTVRSALAIAGALLVLAAAAFADWDMPVQRGFNVAGGVTLPPEFAALVTALAIYAAAFIGEAFRSGFVSVPAGQWEAAQSLGLGRFATLRLVVLPQAIRAALPALGNQFVNVVKASSLAAAVGFPDLMQVFGKTTLNQTGQAVEVISITMAVYLAISLGISGLVHRSEARRWHR, from the coding sequence ATGGCGGCTTCGTCCCGGGAGGCGGGCAAGAGTTTCTTGCGCCGCCATGGCATCGAATATGGCGTCTATGTCGCGGCAGCCTGTATCGTCGCGGCGCTCGCCGTCATGGCGATTTTCACACTTCGAGCTCGCGGCATCCATGCCGGCTTCGGCTTCCTGTGGGATACGGCCGGCTTCGACATCAGCTTCGGGCTGATTCCGTACGATGCGACGAAGACCTATGCCCGCGCCTTCCTCGTCGGCCTGCTGAACACGCTCGTCGTCTCGGCCGTGGCGATCGGGCTGGCGACCTGTCTCGGGCTCGGGCTGGCGATCGCCCGCTTGTCCGAAGATCGCCCCTTGCGCGCACTGGCGACGACGGCGACGGAACTCGTCCGCAACACGCCGCTGCTGCTGCAATTGTTCGTCTGGTATTTCATGGTGTTCGGCGCGCTGCCGCCCGTCAGGCAGTCGCTCCATCTCGGCAGCTTCGCGCTGCTCAACAACCGCGGGATCGTGGTCGCAGCGCCGGGATTGAATGTCGCCGGCACGACCTGCCTCGCTGCCGGTGTCATCACGACCCTGCTCGCTGTCGCGGCGCCTCGCCTGCCGGGCGGCCTTCTGCGGAAATCCACCGTCAGGAGCGCTCTTGCCATTGCGGGAGCACTCCTTGTTCTCGCAGCGGCTGCCTTTGCCGACTGGGACATGCCCGTTCAACGCGGCTTCAACGTCGCCGGCGGCGTCACCCTGCCGCCGGAATTCGCCGCACTGGTCACTGCGCTCGCGATCTATGCCGCCGCCTTCATCGGGGAGGCGTTTCGCAGCGGCTTCGTCTCCGTGCCAGCCGGCCAGTGGGAAGCCGCCCAATCGCTCGGCCTCGGCCGCTTCGCGACGTTGCGGCTCGTCGTTCTGCCTCAGGCGATCCGCGCTGCCCTGCCCGCGCTCGGCAACCAGTTCGTCAATGTCGTGAAAGCCTCGTCTCTGGCCGCGGCCGTCGGCTTCCCCGACCTGATGCAGGTCTTCGGCAAGACCACGCTCAACCAGACCGGGCAGGCCGTCGAGGTGATCAGCATCACGATGGCGGTTTATCTCGCGATCAGCCTGGGGATCTCCGGCCTGGTCCACCGCAGCGAAGCCAGGCGCTGGCACAGGTGA
- a CDS encoding ATP-grasp domain-containing protein produces the protein MRHLDSYGVGVNIIADHTFCAAGWSHCAAHHYKGPVESDSIGYLARLLAIGKADPGQVLLPTSDELVWLYTSNASLLARYFRLYQPSLETIKRILDKALLEKAATTAGLAVLPSWDPQSLDELAELAPRLPYPVLIKPRTHVHRLRNDKGVVVHSPDELAAEYPRFLARERYRFDDTPRAPNAVRPVIQQFVEIGREGVISISGFIGRSADVFVTRRSTKILQRSRPVGVGVCYESCPADPALSEAVYRLCRELGYFGLFEVEFILHDGAWAIIDFNPRLFNQIGLDLRRGLPLPMLAYLDALGETDALHTLAATAGRENPAEKVVFCDNFTLHAILLAQALCMRARLKDLAHWQSWARQNRAHMVHFASDHSDPMPGIIHILSELYLGFRAAPRFVRTMLPSSPLVARGL, from the coding sequence ATGCGCCACCTCGACAGCTACGGTGTCGGCGTCAACATCATCGCCGATCACACCTTCTGCGCGGCCGGATGGTCGCACTGTGCGGCGCACCACTACAAGGGACCGGTCGAGAGCGACAGCATCGGCTACCTCGCCCGCCTGCTCGCGATCGGAAAAGCCGATCCCGGGCAGGTGCTGCTGCCGACATCCGACGAACTGGTCTGGCTTTACACCTCCAACGCCTCGCTGCTGGCGCGCTATTTCCGCCTGTATCAACCCTCGCTGGAGACCATCAAGCGCATCCTCGACAAGGCTCTGCTCGAAAAGGCCGCGACGACCGCCGGGCTTGCGGTCCTGCCGAGCTGGGACCCGCAGAGCCTGGACGAACTCGCCGAACTGGCACCGCGTCTTCCCTATCCGGTCCTGATCAAGCCACGGACCCATGTCCATCGCCTGCGGAACGACAAGGGCGTCGTCGTGCATTCGCCGGACGAGCTTGCAGCGGAATATCCGCGCTTTCTCGCCCGAGAGCGATACCGCTTCGACGACACGCCCCGTGCACCCAACGCGGTGCGCCCGGTGATCCAGCAATTCGTCGAGATCGGGCGCGAAGGCGTGATCTCCATTTCCGGCTTCATCGGGCGCAGCGCAGACGTGTTCGTGACCCGGCGCTCGACCAAGATCCTCCAGCGGTCGCGACCGGTCGGGGTCGGCGTATGTTACGAGTCCTGTCCTGCAGACCCCGCCTTGTCGGAGGCGGTCTACCGTCTTTGCCGCGAGCTCGGCTATTTCGGGCTATTCGAAGTCGAGTTCATCCTGCACGACGGCGCCTGGGCGATCATCGATTTCAACCCGCGCCTGTTCAACCAGATCGGTCTAGACCTGCGCCGCGGATTGCCCCTGCCGATGCTGGCCTATCTCGACGCACTGGGCGAAACGGACGCTTTGCATACGCTCGCCGCCACGGCAGGCCGGGAGAATCCTGCCGAAAAGGTCGTGTTCTGCGATAATTTCACCCTTCACGCGATCCTGCTGGCGCAGGCGCTATGCATGCGGGCCCGCCTCAAGGATCTCGCACATTGGCAGAGCTGGGCTCGGCAAAACCGCGCGCACATGGTCCACTTCGCGTCGGATCACAGTGACCCGATGCCGGGTATCATCCACATTCTGTCCGAGCTCTATCTCGGGTTCCGAGCCGCGCCGCGGTTCGTGCGGACCATGCTCCCGTCCTCTCCCCTTGTCGCGCGCGGGCTGTGA
- a CDS encoding amino acid ABC transporter substrate-binding protein, producing the protein MNLRKLVIAAALLVAPMLNPANAGTLDTVKARGTLNCGVGESFPGFFAADATGRWSGLDVDFCRAVATAVLGDPEKVKYLPATPAARFAQLQSGQVDILSRSVTWIMSREAGLGLSFPGVTFFDGQGFLVRKSAGIKSARELEGATICTQTGTTTERNLADYFRQHNMKYKPVVFEQADQVVAAYEAERCDAFTTDKSTLSARLAKLKDPSAHIILPETISKAANGPVVRQGDDQWANLVRWTLNALIAGEELGVTAAKVDDLAANATDPEIRRLLGSDGDLGKLIGLDKDWAGRVLKAVGNYGEMYERNLGPKGAIVIPRENSLNRLWRDGGLLFSPSFQ; encoded by the coding sequence ATGAATTTACGTAAGCTTGTCATCGCTGCAGCGCTGCTGGTCGCTCCGATGCTGAACCCCGCGAACGCCGGCACGCTGGACACCGTGAAAGCGCGCGGCACGCTGAACTGCGGCGTGGGCGAGAGCTTTCCCGGCTTCTTCGCCGCCGACGCGACCGGTCGCTGGAGCGGCCTCGACGTCGACTTCTGCCGCGCCGTCGCGACCGCCGTCCTCGGCGATCCGGAAAAGGTGAAGTACCTGCCGGCGACTCCGGCTGCGCGCTTTGCCCAGCTCCAGTCGGGCCAGGTCGACATCCTCTCCCGCTCCGTGACCTGGATCATGTCGCGCGAGGCCGGGCTCGGCCTCTCGTTCCCGGGTGTCACCTTCTTCGACGGCCAGGGCTTCCTCGTCCGCAAGTCGGCCGGGATCAAGAGCGCCCGCGAACTGGAGGGCGCGACGATCTGCACCCAGACCGGGACGACGACCGAGCGCAACCTCGCCGACTATTTCCGCCAGCACAACATGAAGTACAAGCCTGTGGTGTTCGAGCAGGCCGACCAGGTCGTGGCCGCCTATGAGGCGGAGCGCTGCGATGCCTTCACCACCGACAAGTCGACGCTTTCGGCCCGTCTCGCCAAGCTGAAGGACCCGAGCGCCCATATCATCCTGCCCGAGACGATCTCGAAGGCGGCGAATGGCCCGGTGGTTCGCCAGGGCGACGACCAATGGGCTAATCTCGTACGCTGGACGCTGAACGCATTGATCGCCGGCGAAGAGCTCGGCGTGACGGCTGCCAAGGTCGACGACCTCGCCGCCAATGCGACCGACCCGGAAATCCGCCGCCTGCTGGGCAGCGATGGCGATCTCGGCAAGCTGATCGGCCTCGACAAGGACTGGGCCGGGCGCGTTCTGAAGGCCGTCGGCAATTACGGCGAGATGTACGAGCGCAATCTCGGGCCGAAGGGCGCGATCGTCATCCCGCGCGAAAACAGCCTGAACCGCCTCTGGCGCGACGGCGGACTGCTGTTCTCGCCGTCGTTCCAATAA
- a CDS encoding ABC transporter substrate-binding protein has product MKRRTFLGVAAGAAVSAIAKPSLAQRAKVLKFIPESDVAIVDPVWTTATVTRNHGYLVFDTLYGQNANYQFEPQMVAGHTVEDDGKLWRLTLREGLRFHDGEPVRAQDVVPSVRRFSARDAFGRALMDATDELSAESDRVVKFRLKRPFPLLPAALGKTGTSMPCIMPERFAVTDPNKQVTEMVGSGPFRFKADERVPGALTVYEKFSGYVPRGDGSATFTAGPKNVHFDRIEWRIIPDPSTAASALSTGEVDWWQNPTPDLQGILKGNPNLKLEVLDPAGGIGCLRFNALHPPFDNPAIRRALLGAIDQVECMTAVAGDERSLWKDHVGVFSPDTPMATTAGTEVLVGKRDFAAVKHALEAAGYRGERIVLLDPTDYPSTHALAAVAADALQKSGMNVELASTDWGTVVQRRSSRQPIDKGGWNIFFTYLNGTNNFDPASQLGIRGNGDQAWFGWPKSPRLEELRLDWFAAKDLAAQKAICAEIQKQFFIDVPYIPLGAYYEKTAYRGIAGMRIGFAQFYDVRPL; this is encoded by the coding sequence ATGAAGCGTCGGACATTTCTGGGTGTCGCTGCTGGCGCCGCGGTCTCCGCGATTGCAAAGCCAAGCCTCGCGCAACGCGCGAAGGTGCTGAAATTCATTCCCGAGTCGGATGTCGCGATCGTTGACCCGGTCTGGACGACCGCGACGGTGACGCGCAACCACGGCTATCTGGTTTTCGACACGCTTTACGGCCAGAACGCCAATTATCAATTCGAGCCCCAGATGGTTGCCGGCCATACGGTCGAAGACGATGGCAAGCTCTGGCGGCTGACCCTGCGCGAGGGGCTGCGCTTCCACGATGGCGAACCGGTGCGGGCGCAGGACGTCGTGCCGAGCGTGCGCCGCTTCTCCGCCCGCGATGCCTTCGGCCGTGCCTTGATGGACGCCACCGACGAGTTGTCGGCCGAATCCGATCGTGTCGTGAAGTTTCGGCTGAAGCGGCCTTTTCCCTTGCTGCCGGCCGCGCTCGGCAAGACCGGCACGTCGATGCCCTGCATCATGCCGGAGCGCTTCGCGGTCACGGACCCCAACAAGCAGGTTACGGAGATGGTCGGCAGTGGGCCGTTCCGCTTCAAGGCCGATGAGCGCGTCCCTGGCGCGCTGACCGTCTATGAGAAGTTTTCAGGCTATGTGCCACGCGGGGATGGCTCCGCCACCTTCACGGCAGGCCCGAAGAACGTTCATTTCGACCGGATCGAATGGCGCATCATTCCCGATCCGTCGACAGCCGCGAGCGCGCTGAGCACGGGCGAGGTCGATTGGTGGCAGAATCCGACGCCGGACCTCCAGGGCATTCTCAAGGGCAACCCAAACCTCAAGCTGGAGGTTCTGGATCCGGCCGGCGGCATCGGGTGCCTCCGCTTCAACGCGCTGCATCCTCCATTCGACAATCCGGCCATCAGGCGGGCACTGCTCGGCGCCATCGACCAGGTCGAGTGCATGACGGCAGTCGCCGGCGACGAGCGCTCGCTCTGGAAGGATCATGTCGGCGTCTTCAGCCCGGATACCCCGATGGCGACGACGGCTGGAACCGAGGTGCTGGTCGGCAAGCGTGACTTCGCCGCCGTCAAGCATGCGCTGGAGGCGGCCGGCTACAGGGGCGAACGGATCGTCCTGCTCGACCCGACCGATTATCCATCGACCCACGCGCTTGCCGCAGTGGCGGCCGATGCCTTGCAGAAATCCGGGATGAATGTCGAGCTGGCCTCGACCGACTGGGGCACGGTCGTCCAGCGCCGTTCCAGCCGGCAGCCGATCGACAAGGGCGGCTGGAACATCTTTTTCACCTATCTCAACGGCACCAACAATTTCGATCCGGCCAGCCAGCTCGGCATTCGCGGCAATGGCGATCAGGCCTGGTTCGGCTGGCCGAAATCGCCGCGCCTCGAAGAGTTGCGGCTCGATTGGTTCGCCGCCAAGGATCTCGCGGCCCAGAAGGCCATCTGCGCCGAAATTCAGAAGCAGTTCTTCATCGACGTGCCCTACATCCCGCTTGGCGCCTATTACGAAAAGACGGCCTATCGCGGCATCGCCGGCATGCGCATCGGATTCGCCCAATTCTACGACGTCAGGCCGCTGTGA
- a CDS encoding DUF4167 domain-containing protein produces the protein MKLSDRKPPNRDRRTPPTRGSGPDIRTRFDRALALGRGYEAVGDKVEAERFYQQADHYRRLLNDQAA, from the coding sequence ATGAAACTCAGTGATCGCAAACCGCCAAATCGCGACAGGCGCACGCCGCCGACGAGAGGGTCGGGCCCCGACATTCGGACGCGCTTTGATCGCGCTCTGGCCCTCGGCCGTGGATATGAAGCGGTCGGCGACAAAGTCGAAGCCGAACGCTTCTACCAGCAGGCCGATCACTATCGCCGCCTGCTGAACGACCAAGCTGCGTGA
- a CDS encoding thioesterase domain-containing protein, with protein MNAAHLPLIVLPGASGHAPDCAPFCADPSDRDRVVALRYPAWQAYADVGFTAETLVEGLATEIADRVPQAPVVLLGVSIGGHFAYATALRLESLGHTVAGLCIIDSGSITATRSAHWKARHVSHAVDLLRRGRPGAVALHARQLVWRGLFRLAGDGLPTLARDYAPPLRGISWADPAFAEELGMRLLIRVTAPWMQSLDDRAAHLRAPTALLRTGATAANDALWRKRCPGLRIIDLPGNHETLFEAENTAALRSAFLAASAEWNDAGDTFH; from the coding sequence ATGAACGCCGCTCATCTGCCGCTCATCGTCCTGCCGGGCGCAAGCGGCCACGCGCCGGATTGCGCGCCGTTCTGTGCCGACCCGTCCGACCGGGATCGTGTGGTCGCGCTGCGCTATCCCGCCTGGCAAGCCTATGCCGATGTCGGCTTTACCGCAGAGACGCTGGTCGAGGGACTTGCGACGGAAATCGCGGATCGCGTCCCGCAGGCGCCCGTGGTGCTGCTCGGCGTTTCGATCGGCGGCCATTTCGCCTATGCGACCGCGCTACGCCTCGAGAGCCTCGGCCACACCGTTGCGGGCCTGTGCATCATCGATTCCGGGAGCATCACGGCGACGCGATCGGCGCATTGGAAAGCACGCCATGTCTCGCATGCGGTCGATCTTCTCCGGCGTGGGCGCCCCGGCGCGGTTGCGCTCCACGCCCGGCAACTCGTCTGGCGTGGCCTGTTTCGCCTTGCCGGAGACGGATTGCCCACGCTTGCGCGAGACTACGCCCCGCCGCTTCGCGGAATCAGTTGGGCCGACCCGGCCTTTGCGGAAGAGCTGGGCATGCGGCTCCTGATCCGCGTCACCGCCCCGTGGATGCAAAGCCTCGACGATCGCGCCGCTCATCTGCGGGCGCCGACGGCTCTGCTACGTACCGGTGCGACGGCGGCGAACGACGCTCTTTGGCGCAAGCGCTGCCCCGGTCTTCGCATCATCGACCTTCCCGGCAACCATGAGACGCTGTTCGAAGCCGAGAACACCGCGGCGTTGCGCTCCGCCTTTCTAGCGGCGAGCGCAGAATGGAACGACGCAGGCGATACGTTCCATTGA
- a CDS encoding DMT family transporter — MNTEPVSSTAHSRGALFVFAATVAWSASGIYARLLTTDAWTAIAWRSLFAAIFLIVPMVMFGGVKTRREWKRAFRPAGLAMIACQTISQAAFIGAYYTTSVANVAVIYATAPFIAALLGWLLLKEPVTWRTMSTGLVCLIGVVIIISSSVGAGRITGDLLALLMTATFAVVIVVPRLDPELPAMPPIFISAILTFLLFVPFSSGGSLDAHNWLVLAAFGATNFSIALVLFIIGARHLPPAESALIGTTEIVMTPVWVWILFSERPPVATLIGGAVIFAAVVWYTVTELRRGKA; from the coding sequence TTGAACACCGAACCCGTTTCCTCGACCGCTCATTCCCGCGGTGCCTTGTTCGTCTTCGCCGCGACCGTCGCCTGGAGCGCCAGCGGCATCTATGCGCGCTTGCTCACGACGGATGCCTGGACGGCCATCGCCTGGCGATCGCTGTTTGCCGCGATTTTCCTGATCGTCCCCATGGTCATGTTCGGTGGGGTGAAAACGCGGCGGGAATGGAAAAGGGCATTCAGGCCCGCCGGCCTCGCGATGATCGCGTGCCAGACCATCAGCCAGGCCGCCTTCATTGGCGCCTATTACACGACCAGCGTGGCAAACGTCGCCGTCATCTACGCGACCGCCCCCTTCATCGCCGCACTTCTCGGTTGGTTGCTGCTGAAGGAGCCTGTCACATGGCGCACGATGTCGACGGGGCTCGTTTGCCTGATCGGCGTCGTCATCATCATCTCTTCGTCCGTGGGAGCCGGACGGATCACCGGCGACTTGCTCGCCCTGCTGATGACGGCCACATTCGCCGTGGTGATCGTCGTTCCGAGGCTCGATCCGGAACTTCCAGCGATGCCGCCGATCTTCATCAGTGCGATTCTCACCTTCCTGCTGTTCGTACCGTTCAGCTCCGGAGGGTCGCTCGATGCCCATAACTGGCTGGTGCTGGCAGCCTTCGGAGCCACGAACTTTTCCATCGCGCTGGTGCTCTTCATCATCGGTGCCAGGCATCTGCCGCCGGCGGAATCGGCCCTGATCGGCACGACCGAAATCGTGATGACCCCGGTCTGGGTCTGGATCCTGTTCTCGGAGCGACCGCCAGTCGCGACGCTCATCGGCGGAGCGGTGATATTTGCGGCGGTGGTCTGGTACACCGTCACCGAGCTCCGGCGCGGCAAGGCCTGA